One window from the genome of Ensifer canadensis encodes:
- a CDS encoding aspartate aminotransferase family protein: MLDRNNELTAWDRDHFFHPSTHMGMHARGETPTRVIAGGEGVYITDVNGRTSLDAFAGLYCVNVGYGRQKIADAIAEQAKNLAYYHAYVGHGTEASITLSKMIIDRAPESMSRVYFGLSGSDANETNIKLIWYYNNILGRPEKKKIISRWRGYHGSGVMTGSLTGLALFHNAFDLPRAPILHTEAPYYFRRPDRSMDEEQFSQYCADKLEEMIVNEGPDTIAAFIGEPILGTGGIVPPPKGYWQKIQAVLAKYDILLIADEVVTGFGRLGTMFGSDHYGMKPDLITIAKGLTSAYAPLSGTIVSDKVWQVLVQGSDELGAIGHGWTYSSHPICAAAGVANLELIDELGLIENAGTTGAYFRERLAEAVGGHRHVGEVRGDGLMAAVEFVEDKDDRRFFDVSQKIGPQVSAALAERGVIGRAMPQGDILGFAPPLCLTRDEADIVVKAATAAIDQVLGR, encoded by the coding sequence ATGCTCGACCGCAACAACGAACTGACCGCCTGGGACCGCGACCACTTCTTCCATCCGTCGACCCACATGGGCATGCATGCGCGCGGCGAGACCCCGACCCGGGTGATTGCCGGCGGCGAGGGCGTCTACATCACCGACGTCAACGGGCGGACCAGTCTCGATGCCTTTGCCGGGCTCTACTGCGTCAATGTCGGCTATGGCCGTCAGAAGATCGCTGACGCGATTGCCGAGCAGGCAAAGAACCTGGCCTACTATCACGCCTATGTCGGGCATGGCACCGAAGCCTCGATCACGCTGTCCAAGATGATCATCGACCGGGCACCGGAGAGCATGTCCCGCGTCTATTTCGGGCTTTCCGGTTCGGACGCCAACGAGACCAACATCAAGCTGATCTGGTACTACAACAACATTCTCGGACGGCCGGAAAAGAAGAAGATCATTTCACGCTGGCGTGGCTATCACGGATCCGGCGTGATGACTGGATCGCTGACCGGTCTTGCGCTCTTTCACAACGCCTTCGACCTCCCACGCGCACCGATCCTGCACACGGAGGCACCCTATTATTTCCGCCGGCCAGACCGTTCGATGGACGAGGAGCAGTTCTCGCAATATTGCGCCGACAAGCTTGAGGAAATGATCGTCAATGAAGGCCCGGACACCATTGCCGCCTTCATCGGTGAACCGATCCTCGGCACCGGCGGTATCGTTCCGCCGCCGAAGGGCTATTGGCAGAAGATCCAGGCGGTGCTTGCCAAATACGACATCCTGCTAATCGCCGATGAGGTCGTAACCGGCTTCGGCCGTCTCGGCACGATGTTTGGCTCGGATCACTACGGCATGAAGCCGGATCTCATCACCATCGCCAAGGGGCTGACCTCCGCCTATGCACCGCTCTCGGGAACGATCGTCTCCGACAAGGTGTGGCAGGTTCTGGTTCAGGGATCCGACGAACTCGGGGCCATCGGCCATGGCTGGACCTATTCCTCCCATCCGATCTGTGCTGCGGCCGGGGTCGCCAATCTCGAGCTGATCGACGAACTCGGCCTCATCGAAAATGCCGGTACGACCGGCGCCTATTTCCGCGAAAGACTTGCCGAAGCGGTTGGCGGCCACAGGCATGTGGGTGAGGTTCGTGGCGATGGGCTGATGGCAGCCGTCGAGTTCGTCGAAGACAAGGACGACCGTAGGTTCTTCGATGTGAGCCAGAAGATCGGCCCGCAGGTTTCTGCCGCTCTTGCCGAGCGTGGCGTCATCGGCCGCGCCATGCCGCAAGGCGATATCCTCGGTTTTGCCCCGCCGCTATGCCTGACACGGGATGAAGCCGATATCGTCGTGAAAGCCGCGACGGCGGCAATCGACCAGGTTCTCGGGCGCTGA
- a CDS encoding NAD-dependent succinate-semialdehyde dehydrogenase, translated as MAAVFARTPFHDTLNQLGDRHLLRELAYVNGRWTSSRQGKSFAVTDPATGGTLAWVASLDGDETTAAIDAADRAFAGWRDMLPQERAGILRKWCELMLAAKDDLALIMTLEQGKPIAEARGEIDYAASFLEWYGEEGKRLNAESVTSHLAGAEMIVRREALGAVGIVTPWNFPSAMVTRKAAAALAAGCTVVAHPSCETPLSALALAELAERAGIPAGVFNVVTGDAAEIVGQMCADKRLRAMSFTGSTEIGRLIAGQCAPTMKRLVMELGGHAPLIVFADADIEKAADIAINAKFATSGQDCLAANRIYVERPILRAFNAALAARIAKLNVGGGLDAGVDIGPLMHERAVAKVEEQVADALKRGATLISGGRRHHVGALFYEPTLLTDVPDDALIMREETFGPVAAVTSFDSEAEVIARANDTDYGLVAYVVTENGARQMRLGRALDYGMVAINRVKITGGPVPFGGWKQSGLGREGSRYGLEAFTELKYLCIDTAA; from the coding sequence ATGGCCGCCGTTTTCGCCCGCACACCGTTTCACGACACGCTGAACCAGTTGGGAGATCGTCACCTGCTGCGCGAGCTTGCCTATGTCAACGGTCGCTGGACCTCTTCTCGCCAGGGCAAGAGCTTTGCGGTGACCGACCCGGCCACGGGCGGGACCCTTGCCTGGGTGGCGTCGCTCGATGGCGATGAAACGACTGCGGCGATCGACGCGGCAGACAGGGCTTTCGCCGGGTGGCGGGATATGCTTCCGCAGGAGCGCGCCGGCATACTGCGCAAATGGTGCGAACTGATGCTGGCTGCCAAGGACGATCTCGCTTTAATCATGACGCTGGAGCAGGGCAAGCCGATTGCCGAAGCACGCGGAGAGATCGACTATGCCGCGTCCTTCCTTGAGTGGTATGGCGAAGAAGGCAAACGCCTGAATGCCGAAAGCGTCACAAGTCACCTTGCCGGCGCCGAGATGATCGTGCGTCGGGAGGCGCTCGGCGCCGTCGGTATTGTCACGCCTTGGAACTTCCCGTCCGCCATGGTCACCCGAAAGGCTGCCGCAGCACTTGCGGCGGGGTGCACGGTGGTCGCCCACCCGTCCTGCGAAACGCCGCTTTCGGCGCTGGCGCTCGCCGAACTCGCCGAACGGGCCGGAATTCCAGCAGGCGTCTTTAACGTCGTCACCGGCGATGCTGCGGAGATCGTCGGGCAGATGTGCGCGGACAAACGCCTGCGCGCCATGAGCTTTACCGGATCGACCGAGATCGGCCGACTGATCGCCGGCCAATGCGCGCCGACGATGAAGCGCCTCGTCATGGAGCTTGGCGGACATGCCCCGCTCATCGTCTTTGCCGACGCGGATATCGAAAAAGCGGCCGACATCGCTATCAACGCCAAGTTCGCGACGTCCGGCCAGGACTGTCTGGCTGCCAATCGGATCTACGTCGAACGCCCGATCCTTAGGGCTTTCAATGCCGCGCTTGCGGCACGTATCGCCAAGCTGAACGTCGGGGGCGGTCTGGATGCCGGTGTCGACATCGGTCCGCTGATGCATGAGCGCGCTGTCGCTAAGGTCGAGGAACAGGTCGCCGACGCGCTGAAACGCGGAGCGACCCTTATATCCGGCGGCAGGCGGCACCACGTGGGCGCGCTATTTTACGAGCCGACGCTGCTGACCGATGTTCCCGATGACGCGCTGATCATGCGGGAAGAGACATTTGGCCCTGTGGCGGCCGTCACCTCCTTCGACAGCGAGGCGGAGGTGATCGCCCGTGCCAACGACACGGACTATGGCCTGGTCGCCTATGTCGTCACCGAGAACGGAGCACGACAGATGCGGCTCGGCCGGGCACTCGACTACGGCATGGTGGCGATCAACCGGGTGAAGATTACCGGCGGGCCCGTTCCCTTCGGCGGCTGGAAACAGTCGGGTCTCGGCCGCGAAGGATCGAGATACGGGCTCGAGGCCTTCACCGAGCTCAAATATCTCTGCATCGACACCGCGGCCTGA
- a CDS encoding Lrp/AsnC family transcriptional regulator — translation MKLDAIDLRILEAVQEDGRITKLALAEKAGLSPTPCWMRLRKLEKAGIITGYHARVAVRRVAPVASVMMEVTLGNHRQADFERFERAVATIPEITACWSVGGGVDYILKIIAADIDAYQRLVDSLLDRELGIDRYFTYIVTKTVKEETVLPLAALMPAAP, via the coding sequence ATGAAACTCGACGCCATCGACCTGCGCATTCTTGAGGCTGTCCAGGAGGACGGTCGCATTACCAAGCTGGCGCTCGCCGAAAAGGCCGGGCTGTCGCCGACGCCGTGCTGGATGCGACTTCGCAAACTGGAGAAGGCCGGCATCATCACCGGCTACCATGCCCGGGTGGCTGTGCGCCGCGTGGCGCCGGTGGCGAGCGTGATGATGGAAGTGACGCTCGGCAATCACCGGCAGGCTGATTTCGAGCGCTTCGAGCGCGCCGTCGCAACCATACCCGAGATCACCGCCTGCTGGTCGGTCGGCGGCGGCGTCGATTATATTCTGAAGATCATCGCGGCAGATATCGACGCCTACCAGCGGCTGGTCGACAGCCTGCTCGATCGCGAACTGGGGATCGACCGTTACTTCACCTACATCGTGACGAAGACCGTCAAGGAAGAAACCGTTCTCCCTCTGGCCGCATTGATGCCGGCAGCACCCTAG
- the ehuA gene encoding ectoine/hydroxyectoine ABC transporter ATP-binding protein EhuA, protein MPEPIIRIDNIIKRYGPLTVLDGLSMQVMPGEKLALIGPSGSGKTTILRILMTLETISGGHIHVDGEQLYHMPGNGGLVAADERYLHRMREKIGMVFQHFNLFPHKCVLDNVTLAPMLTKGMARPAAEKRAMELLDMVGMADKAKSMPAQLSGGQKQRVAIARALALSPKIMLFDEVTSALDPELVEEVLNVMRKLAAETDMTMLLVTHEMGFAHDFADRILFFDRGKIVEEGKPDDIFRHPKQERTQVFLRKIIAAGHRV, encoded by the coding sequence ATGCCCGAACCCATCATCCGCATCGATAACATCATCAAGCGCTACGGTCCGTTGACGGTGCTCGACGGTCTGTCGATGCAGGTCATGCCAGGAGAAAAGCTTGCGCTCATCGGTCCGTCCGGCTCCGGCAAGACGACGATCCTGCGCATCCTGATGACGTTGGAGACGATCAGCGGCGGCCATATCCATGTCGATGGTGAGCAGCTCTATCACATGCCCGGGAACGGCGGCCTCGTCGCCGCCGACGAGCGCTACCTTCACCGGATGCGCGAGAAGATCGGCATGGTCTTCCAGCACTTCAACCTGTTTCCGCACAAATGCGTTCTCGACAATGTCACGCTGGCGCCGATGCTGACCAAGGGCATGGCAAGGCCGGCCGCGGAAAAGCGGGCAATGGAGCTTCTCGACATGGTGGGCATGGCCGACAAGGCCAAAAGCATGCCCGCGCAGCTGTCGGGCGGGCAGAAACAGCGGGTGGCGATTGCCCGGGCGCTGGCGCTGTCGCCGAAGATCATGCTGTTTGACGAAGTCACATCCGCACTCGACCCCGAGCTTGTCGAGGAAGTGTTGAACGTCATGCGCAAACTCGCAGCCGAGACCGACATGACGATGCTGCTCGTCACCCATGAGATGGGCTTTGCCCACGATTTTGCCGACCGGATCCTTTTCTTCGACCGCGGCAAGATCGTCGAGGAAGGCAAACCGGACGACATCTTCCGTCATCCGAAGCAAGAGCGCACGCAAGTGTTCCTGCGCAAGATAATCGCGGCAGGGCACCGCGTCTGA
- the ehuB gene encoding ectoine/hydroxyectoine ABC transporter substrate-binding protein EhuB — protein sequence MTVAASVSTLIAFVATTPAAADDDKLQQLKEQGFARIAIANEPPFTAVGADGKVSGAAPDVAREIFKRLGVADVAASISEYGAMIPGLQAGRHDAITAGLFMKPERCAAVAYSEPVLCDAEAFALKKGNPLKLMSYKDIADNPDVKIGAPGGGTEEKLALEAGVPRDRVIVVPDGQSGLKMLQDGRIDVYSLPVLSINDLMSKANDPNLEVVAPVEGAPVYCDGAAFKKGDEALRDAFDVELAKLKESGEFAKIIEPYGFSAKAAMSTTREKLCAAQ from the coding sequence ATGACAGTGGCCGCAAGCGTTTCGACGCTGATTGCATTCGTTGCCACAACCCCGGCCGCTGCTGACGACGACAAGCTGCAGCAGCTCAAGGAGCAGGGCTTTGCCCGCATTGCGATCGCCAACGAGCCGCCGTTCACCGCAGTCGGCGCCGACGGCAAGGTGTCTGGTGCCGCACCGGACGTTGCCCGCGAAATCTTCAAGCGCCTCGGCGTTGCTGATGTCGCCGCATCCATCTCCGAATATGGCGCGATGATCCCCGGCCTTCAGGCCGGGCGGCACGATGCGATCACCGCCGGCCTCTTCATGAAGCCCGAGCGCTGTGCAGCGGTTGCCTATTCGGAACCGGTTCTTTGCGACGCGGAAGCCTTCGCGCTGAAGAAGGGCAATCCCTTGAAGCTGATGAGCTACAAGGACATTGCCGACAATCCCGATGTCAAGATCGGCGCGCCGGGCGGCGGCACCGAGGAAAAGCTGGCGCTGGAAGCCGGCGTTCCGCGCGATCGCGTCATTGTCGTGCCTGATGGTCAGAGCGGGCTGAAGATGCTGCAGGATGGGCGCATCGACGTTTACTCCCTGCCGGTCCTGTCGATCAACGACCTGATGTCGAAAGCCAACGACCCGAACCTCGAGGTTGTCGCCCCTGTCGAAGGTGCGCCGGTCTACTGCGACGGCGCCGCGTTCAAGAAGGGCGACGAAGCGCTGCGCGACGCCTTCGACGTCGAGCTGGCGAAGCTGAAGGAATCCGGTGAGTTCGCCAAGATCATCGAACCCTATGGTTTTTCCGCCAAGGCGGCGATGTCGACGACGCGCGAAAAGCTCTGCGCGGCCCAGTAA
- the ehuC gene encoding ectoine/hydroxyectoine ABC transporter permease subunit EhuC, producing MIDWSGYIGLILQGALVTLQLTVLGSALAVVMAFVAGLARVSRFMAVRALATTYIEFFRGTSIFVQLFWVYFVLPFAGITLTPLQAGVLALGLNVGAYGAEVVRGAVKAIGREQREACIALNLTRSQAMRHIILPQALPLMLPTFCNNAIELLKGTAVVSLISLTDMTFQAQVVRAQTGNTLIPFTVILVLYFLMSWVISRSMRWLERRMTRGLDGVRV from the coding sequence ATGATCGACTGGTCCGGCTACATAGGGCTGATATTGCAGGGCGCGCTGGTGACGCTGCAGCTGACGGTGCTTGGCTCGGCGCTCGCCGTCGTCATGGCCTTCGTGGCAGGGCTTGCGCGCGTCAGCCGCTTCATGGCGGTGCGGGCGCTGGCGACGACCTACATCGAGTTCTTTCGCGGCACCTCGATTTTCGTGCAGCTGTTCTGGGTCTATTTCGTGCTGCCTTTCGCAGGCATCACGCTGACGCCGCTACAGGCGGGCGTCCTGGCGCTCGGCCTGAATGTCGGTGCCTATGGTGCCGAGGTGGTGCGCGGTGCGGTGAAGGCGATCGGCCGGGAGCAGCGCGAAGCCTGCATCGCGCTCAACCTGACCCGCTCTCAGGCCATGCGCCACATCATCCTGCCCCAGGCCCTGCCGCTGATGTTGCCGACCTTCTGCAACAACGCCATCGAATTGTTGAAGGGCACGGCCGTCGTTTCGTTGATCTCGCTGACGGACATGACGTTTCAGGCACAGGTCGTGCGTGCCCAGACCGGCAATACGCTGATCCCGTTCACGGTGATCCTCGTTCTCTACTTCCTGATGTCCTGGGTCATTTCGCGCAGCATGCGGTGGCTGGAGCGACGCATGACACGCGGCCTTGATGGCGTGAGGGTTTGA
- the ehuD gene encoding ectoine/hydroxyectoine ABC transporter permease subunit EhuD, with the protein MEWDWNFVWQIMPTLLEGLKITILATVLGAVVAAVVGLVFAILRLSAPKPIARVVGFILEFIRGTPLLVQLYFIFYVLPDIGISLPALVAGVIGLGIHYGTYTAEVYRAGIENVPRGQWEAARATNLTLRQTWLHVILPQAIPPMIPALANYLIAMFKETPLLSAITVLELMNQAKSIANSNYRYIEPMTLVGVFFLIMSLISVVFLRWLEERYSRVEER; encoded by the coding sequence ATGGAATGGGATTGGAATTTCGTCTGGCAGATCATGCCGACCCTGCTCGAAGGCCTGAAGATCACGATCCTGGCCACGGTTCTGGGGGCAGTGGTCGCCGCCGTCGTCGGCCTCGTCTTTGCGATCCTCAGGCTCTCGGCCCCGAAACCGATTGCCCGAGTGGTCGGCTTCATCCTCGAGTTCATTCGCGGCACGCCGCTGCTTGTCCAGCTTTACTTCATCTTCTACGTCCTGCCTGACATAGGCATCAGCCTGCCTGCGCTTGTCGCCGGCGTCATCGGGCTTGGAATCCACTACGGCACCTACACGGCTGAAGTCTATCGCGCCGGCATCGAGAACGTGCCGCGCGGGCAATGGGAGGCGGCGCGCGCCACCAATCTGACGCTGCGCCAGACCTGGCTGCACGTGATCCTGCCGCAGGCGATACCGCCCATGATCCCGGCGCTGGCGAACTATCTGATTGCCATGTTCAAGGAGACACCGCTGTTGTCGGCCATCACCGTACTGGAACTGATGAATCAGGCGAAAAGCATCGCCAACAGCAACTATCGCTACATCGAACCGATGACGCTTGTCGGCGTCTTCTTCCTGATCATGAGCCTGATCTCTGTCGTCTTCCTCAGGTGGCTGGAAGAACGCTACAGCCGGGTGGAGGAACGCTGA
- the eutA gene encoding ectoine utilization protein EutA: MEKTLSLSLASRAPKLDERPLEKRVGLIILATDHTTEPDFQRMVASDRIGIYVARIHYANPVTPENLRAMQPSLTTAAGLILPDEQLDVIMYSCTSASVVIGDEQVTAAIHASKPNVPVVTPTAAAVKGLHALGARRISVLTPYTLETSRPMADYFAESGFTIDRFTCLGLTDDREMARIGSDEIIAFAREAMAEKSDALFISCTAVRAASVAARIEDAIGKPVVTSNLATAWACLRLCGDDEHRPQLGRLMTLPMAGA; the protein is encoded by the coding sequence ATGGAAAAAACGCTGTCTCTTTCCCTTGCTTCTCGCGCACCGAAGCTTGACGAGCGCCCGCTCGAAAAACGCGTCGGGCTGATTATCCTCGCCACCGACCACACGACCGAGCCGGACTTCCAGCGCATGGTCGCAAGCGATCGTATCGGCATCTATGTCGCGCGCATCCATTATGCCAATCCGGTCACGCCTGAAAACCTGCGCGCGATGCAGCCGTCGCTGACGACGGCCGCCGGCCTGATCCTGCCCGACGAACAGCTCGACGTTATCATGTATTCCTGCACCTCGGCCTCGGTGGTCATCGGCGACGAGCAGGTCACGGCGGCAATCCATGCATCAAAGCCCAACGTGCCGGTCGTCACCCCGACGGCGGCGGCGGTCAAAGGCCTCCATGCCCTCGGTGCCCGCCGCATTTCCGTGCTGACCCCCTATACCCTCGAGACCAGCCGGCCGATGGCGGATTATTTTGCTGAGAGCGGATTTACGATCGATCGGTTTACCTGCCTGGGCCTGACGGATGATCGCGAAATGGCGCGTATCGGTTCCGACGAAATCATTGCTTTCGCCAGGGAGGCGATGGCGGAGAAATCCGACGCGCTCTTCATTTCCTGCACGGCGGTCCGCGCCGCCTCTGTCGCTGCCCGGATCGAGGATGCGATTGGCAAGCCCGTTGTCACCAGCAATCTGGCAACCGCCTGGGCGTGCCTGCGCCTTTGCGGCGATGACGAGCACCGTCCTCAGCTCGGCCGGCTGATGACGCTGCCGATGGCGGGAGCGTGA
- the eutB gene encoding hydroxyectoine utilization dehydratase EutB produces MAGSPLPVAYGDIEAAARRISAHVLRTPLVLSPSLSELSGVPVGLKLEHHQTTGSFKLRGACNALLSMSPDERKRGVVAASTGNHGRALAHAAKAEGTIATICMSHLVPDNKVAEIRRLGARVHITGASQDDAQREVERLVEQDGLVMVPPFDNPAVVAGQGTLGLEIVDSMPEVGTVLVPLSGGGLASGVALAVKTRRPGVRVIGITMERGAAMRASLDAGRPVEVPEVPSLADSLGGGIGLANRVTFAMCHALLDDIVLLSEAEIAAGMRHAYAQEREIVEGAGAVGIAALLAGKIDTHGRPLALILSGRNVDMGLHRRVVNGETDLLRENAA; encoded by the coding sequence ATGGCCGGATCTCCCCTGCCCGTGGCCTATGGCGACATTGAAGCGGCCGCCCGCCGGATTTCGGCGCATGTGCTGAGAACGCCTTTGGTTCTCTCACCATCCCTGTCCGAGTTGTCGGGTGTGCCTGTCGGGCTCAAGCTGGAACATCACCAGACCACCGGCAGCTTCAAATTGCGCGGCGCCTGCAACGCCTTGCTGTCCATGTCGCCTGACGAGCGCAAGCGCGGCGTCGTTGCCGCCTCCACCGGCAATCACGGCCGGGCTCTCGCCCATGCCGCAAAGGCCGAAGGCACGATTGCGACGATCTGCATGTCGCACCTCGTTCCCGACAACAAGGTCGCTGAAATTCGTCGTCTTGGCGCCAGGGTCCATATCACCGGTGCCTCGCAGGACGATGCCCAGCGCGAAGTCGAAAGGCTCGTCGAGCAGGACGGGCTCGTGATGGTGCCGCCGTTCGACAATCCGGCTGTTGTTGCCGGCCAGGGCACGCTCGGTCTCGAAATCGTCGACAGCATGCCGGAGGTCGGAACCGTGCTCGTTCCGCTTTCCGGCGGCGGCCTGGCCTCGGGCGTGGCGCTGGCGGTCAAGACGCGCCGGCCGGGCGTTCGCGTGATCGGCATCACCATGGAACGTGGCGCGGCGATGAGGGCGAGCCTCGATGCGGGTCGCCCCGTCGAGGTTCCCGAGGTGCCAAGTCTTGCGGACTCGCTCGGCGGCGGTATCGGCCTTGCCAATCGCGTCACCTTTGCCATGTGTCACGCGCTGCTCGATGACATCGTGTTGCTCTCGGAAGCGGAGATCGCCGCTGGCATGCGGCACGCCTACGCGCAAGAGCGCGAGATCGTCGAAGGCGCAGGTGCGGTCGGTATTGCGGCACTGCTTGCCGGCAAGATCGACACGCACGGCCGCCCGCTTGCGCTGATCCTCTCCGGCCGAAACGTCGACATGGGGCTGCACCGGCGCGTGGTGAATGGCGAGACGGATCTGTTGCGGGAGAACGCGGCATGA
- the eutC gene encoding ectoine utilization protein EutC, with amino-acid sequence MTRMTILTEADLRALVPLDLAAVDCVENAFHALATKAVVMPPILRLDIPEHRGEVDVKTAYVPGLDGFAIKISPGFFDNPMLGLPSTNGLMVLLSATTGVVQALLLDNGYLTDVRTAAAGAVAARHVSRPDASVAAIFGAGMQATLQLEALCLVRPIREARIWGRDSEKAEAAARSLTAKFGFPVRAERDAQRAVDGAHVIVTTTPAETPILQAAWLQPGQHLTAMGSDAEHKNEIEPAAIARASLYVADSLKQTRRLGELHHAIEAGSIAADADFAELGQIIAGQRQGRTDANQITIVDLTGTGIQDTAIATLAFARAQERGKGTTFES; translated from the coding sequence ATGACACGCATGACCATTTTGACCGAGGCCGACCTGAGGGCGCTCGTGCCGCTGGACCTTGCGGCCGTCGATTGCGTCGAGAATGCCTTTCACGCGCTCGCCACGAAAGCTGTGGTGATGCCGCCGATCCTGCGCCTCGATATCCCCGAACACCGGGGCGAAGTCGACGTCAAAACAGCCTATGTCCCCGGTCTAGACGGGTTCGCGATCAAGATCAGTCCCGGCTTCTTCGACAATCCCATGCTCGGACTGCCGAGCACCAACGGCCTGATGGTGTTGCTGTCGGCCACAACAGGTGTCGTGCAGGCGCTGCTCCTCGACAATGGCTATTTAACCGACGTGCGCACGGCGGCGGCGGGCGCGGTTGCTGCCAGGCACGTCTCGCGACCGGACGCCTCGGTGGCCGCTATTTTCGGTGCCGGCATGCAGGCAACGCTGCAGCTCGAAGCGCTTTGCCTGGTACGGCCGATCCGGGAAGCGCGGATCTGGGGTCGGGATAGCGAAAAGGCAGAGGCTGCGGCGCGGTCGCTGACAGCGAAGTTCGGATTTCCCGTGCGCGCTGAACGCGATGCGCAGCGAGCGGTGGATGGCGCGCATGTGATCGTCACCACGACGCCGGCGGAAACACCGATCCTCCAAGCTGCCTGGCTGCAGCCCGGCCAACATCTGACCGCGATGGGTTCCGACGCCGAGCACAAGAACGAGATCGAACCCGCAGCAATCGCCCGAGCCTCGCTCTATGTCGCCGATAGTCTGAAGCAGACGCGGCGTCTCGGCGAACTGCACCACGCCATAGAGGCCGGCTCCATTGCCGCCGACGCCGATTTTGCCGAGCTCGGCCAAATCATCGCCGGCCAGCGGCAGGGACGCACCGATGCGAACCAGATCACGATCGTCGACCTGACCGGCACCGGGATCCAGGACACCGCCATTGCCACGCTTGCCTTCGCCCGCGCGCAGGAGCGCGGCAAGGGCACGACATTTGAAAGTTGA
- the doeA gene encoding ectoine hydrolase DoeA (DoeA (degradation of ectoine A) is also called EutD (ectoine utilization D).), with protein MTQPNLKFSLGEYEARLKKTRKAMEEKGVDLLIVSDPTNMAWLTGYDGWSFYVHQAVVVPPTGEPIWYGRGQDANGAKLTAYLSHKNIIGYPDHYVQSTERHPMDYLAAKLIERGLDKLRIGVEMDNYWFSAAAYAALQKHLPNARFVDTTALVNWQRAVKSPTEIGYMRNAARIVEGMHQRIFDKIEVGMRKCDLVAEIYDAGTRGVDGIGGDYPAIVPLLPSGVEASAPHLTWDDRPMKSGEGTFFEIAGCYNRYHLPLSRTVFLGKPTPAFIDAEKATLEGMEAGLAQAKPGNTCEDIAKAFFTVLKKYGIVKDNRTGYSIGMSYPPDWGERTMSLRPGDRTELKPGMTFHFMTGLWLEDMGFETTESILITETGVECLANVPRKLFVKD; from the coding sequence ATGACCCAACCCAATCTCAAATTTTCCCTTGGGGAGTATGAGGCGCGATTGAAAAAGACGCGCAAGGCCATGGAGGAAAAGGGCGTCGACCTGCTCATTGTCAGCGATCCGACCAATATGGCCTGGCTCACCGGCTATGACGGATGGTCGTTCTACGTGCATCAGGCGGTGGTGGTGCCGCCGACCGGCGAGCCGATCTGGTACGGGCGCGGGCAGGATGCCAATGGCGCCAAGCTGACGGCCTATCTGAGCCATAAGAACATCATCGGCTACCCTGATCACTATGTGCAGTCCACGGAGCGCCATCCGATGGATTATCTCGCTGCAAAGCTCATCGAGCGCGGTCTCGACAAGCTGCGGATCGGTGTCGAGATGGACAACTATTGGTTCTCGGCGGCCGCCTATGCGGCCTTGCAGAAGCATCTGCCCAATGCCCGCTTCGTCGATACGACGGCGCTGGTCAACTGGCAGCGCGCGGTGAAGAGCCCAACCGAAATCGGCTATATGCGCAACGCTGCCCGTATCGTCGAAGGCATGCATCAGCGCATTTTCGACAAGATCGAGGTCGGCATGCGCAAGTGCGATCTCGTCGCCGAGATCTACGATGCCGGCACGCGCGGCGTCGACGGCATCGGCGGCGACTATCCCGCGATCGTGCCATTGCTGCCTTCAGGCGTCGAGGCGTCTGCCCCACATCTGACCTGGGACGACCGGCCGATGAAGTCGGGTGAAGGCACATTCTTCGAGATTGCCGGCTGCTACAATCGCTACCATCTGCCGCTATCGCGTACCGTATTCCTCGGCAAGCCGACGCCGGCGTTTATCGACGCAGAAAAGGCGACACTGGAAGGCATGGAGGCGGGGCTTGCCCAGGCCAAGCCGGGCAACACCTGCGAGGATATCGCCAAGGCGTTCTTCACTGTCTTGAAGAAGTACGGCATCGTCAAGGACAACCGCACGGGTTACTCGATCGGCATGTCCTATCCGCCGGATTGGGGCGAGCGCACCATGAGCCTGCGTCCCGGCGACAGGACCGAGCTGAAGCCCGGCATGACCTTCCACTTCATGACCGGCCTGTGGCTCGAGGACATGGGTTTTGAAACCACAGAAAGCATCCTGATCACCGAGACGGGGGTCGAATGCCTCGCCAATGTGCCGCGCAAGCTTTTCGTGAAGGACTGA